In Capsicum annuum cultivar UCD-10X-F1 chromosome 7, UCD10Xv1.1, whole genome shotgun sequence, one genomic interval encodes:
- the LOC107877189 gene encoding transcriptional regulator STERILE APETALA-like → MSSSSSASEEVGGGDSGGSSSRRRRRRGGRSNGVWPEPFLEALARQMAIDASRSIGRLAAAQALSNLFQVCSTWRAVSRSDLLWQSLTTRIWNRHHLLRHTWHDEYIYWHQTSNNLRHSRYIYHTLHFVPEINNDNNNDGLSCRRLALSDHHLAAGFSDGSVQLFHLPTRVHLSTFRPQQRDRLGRYSRAVSGIILTDENLVFASLDGDIHVVVIGGAAPPRRAHLGDVVNDGALVDFTGCDRWWIGLYAGVPGRAFHIWNSETEELIFVDGDLTDPEAVTGWHLLTELTELVGRVRITARDTAVACTGPRLVVIDLHNQGLILRERFFQQELIVGSFDATNELLVAVDGRGVATVCRTEDLDESCRFNVRGASQRGVIGSMNNSGYGVMCVGGLIRVWEVENGVYLYSLREKIGEVNAMHADERHIVACSSDGTIRLWDFGAQ, encoded by the exons ATGTCATCGTCATCATCAGCTTCAGAAGAAGTTGGAGGAGGAGACAGTGGAGGTTCTTCGTCTCGAAGACGAAGGCGTAGAGGTGGTAGAAGTAATGGTGTTTGGCCGGAGCCATTCTTGGAGGCTTTGGCTAGACAAATGGCCATTGATGCTTCTCGTTCCATTGGTCGTCTTGCTGCTGCTCAAGCACTCTCTAATCTTTTTCAG GTTTGTTCAACATGGAGAGCAGTGTCACGGTCCGATCTGCTATGGCAAAGTTTAACCACCCGCATATGGAACCGCCATCACCTTCTACGCCATACATGGCACGACGAATACATATACTGGCACCAAACTTCCAACAATTTACGCCACAGTAGATACATTTACCACACTCTCCATTTTGTACCCGAAatcaacaacgacaacaacaacgaTGGTCTCTCATGCAGGCGCCTCGCATTATCCGATCACCATTTAGCCGCTGGATTCTCCGATGGTTCGGTTCAATTGTTTCATCTACCTACTAGGGTACATTTGTCTACGTTCCGTCCGCAACAGCGTGACAGGCTCGGACGATATTCTAGGGCTGTTTCGGGTATTATTTTGACGGATGAGAACCTTGTTTTTGCGTCATTGGATGGTGATATACATGTGGTGGTCATTGGCGGAGCGGCTCCGCCTCGGCGTGCTCACTTAGGGGATGTGGTGAATGATGGTGCTTTGGTGGATTTCACTGGTTGTGATCGGTGGTGGATTGGCCTCTATGCAG GTGTTCCAGGGAGGGCATTTCACATATGGAATAGTGAAACGGAGGAACTAATCTTTGTCGATGGCGACTTAACCGATCCCGAGGCAGTAACGGGTTGGCACCTCCTGACTGAGTTAACCGAGCTCGTGGGCCGCGTCCGGATCACAGCCCGAGACACTGCTGTGGCATGTACTGGCCCACGACTCGTCGTTATCGACTTACATAACCAAGGGTTGATACTCCGAGAACGATTCTTCCAACAAGAGCTCATAGTAGGATCTTTCGACGCCACGAATGAGTTGCTCGTGGCAGTAGACGGACGGGGCGTTGCCACTGTCTGCAGGACCGAGGATTTGGATGAATCTTGCAGGTTTAACGTGAGGGGAGCGTCGCAACGGGGGGTCATTGGAAGCATGAATAATAGTGGATATGGAGTAATGTGTGTGGGAGGGCTTATTAGGGTTTGGGAAGTAGAAAATGGGGTATATCTTTATAGTTTAAGGGAGAAAATAGGGGAGGTAAATGCCATGCATGCAGATGAAAGGCATATAGTAGCTTGTTCTAGTGATGGTACTATTCGTTTGTGGGACTTTGGGGCTCAATAG